A stretch of Porites lutea chromosome 5, jaPorLute2.1, whole genome shotgun sequence DNA encodes these proteins:
- the LOC140937229 gene encoding ubiquitin-conjugating enzyme E2 R2-like: MATHPVSSAVRALQLELRKLTEEPVEGFTVNVPDESNLFEWDVAIFGPPGTLYEGGYFKAHMSFPSGYPYSPPTFRFLTKMWHPNIYESGDVCISILHPPVDDPQSGELPSERWNPTQNVRTILLSVISLLNEPNTFSPANVDASVMFRKWRDSKGKDNEYEKIVKKQVSRTKLEAEKENIKVPTTVEDYCVKSRPSRSEPEDFTDFYDDDYADDVDDDDDDDDCMDYSEDSGNEET; this comes from the exons ATGGCCACGCATCCAGTGTCATCGGCCGTGCGGGCGTTGCAGCTAGAACTAAGGAAACTCACCGAAGAACCAGTGGAAGGCTTTACCGTCAATGTGCCAGACGAGTCCAATCTTTTTGAATGGGACGTAGCGATTTTTGGCCCACCTGGTACTTTGTACGAAGGAGGTTACTTCAAA gCGCACATGTCGTTTCCCTCTGGATACCCCTATTCGCCACCTACTTTTCGCTTCCTTACCAAAATGTGGCATCCTAACATATACGAG TCCGGCGATGTCTGTATTTCAATTCTACATCCTCCTGTCGATGATCCACAAAGTGGCGAATTACCTTCCGAACGGTGGAACCCCACACAGAACGTTAG GACTATCCTTTTGAGTGTGATTTCCTTGTTAAATGAACCTAACACATTTTCACCTGCCAATGTGGACGCTTCAGTGATGTTCAGAAAATGGAGAGACTCAAAAGGAAAAGACAATGAATACGAAAAAATTGTCAA aaAACAAGTTTCACGTACCAAACttgaagctgaaaaagaaaacataaaagtTCCCACGACAGTGGAAGATTACTGTGTAAAATCTAGACCGTCGCGATCCGAACCCGAGGATTTTACAGATTTCTACGACGATGATTATGCCGATGACGTAgatgacgacgatgacgacgacgattGTATGGATTATAGCGAGGATTCTGGGAACGAAGAGACGTGA